A genomic stretch from Haloferax sp. Atlit-12N includes:
- a CDS encoding NuoM family protein, which produces MIIEALIAVTFLAALVTFVLPDRYAGKAAFALSLAPVIGSLYMWQQYDASGNALLGGNIAFETDVVWLQLGQYDLHWMVGVDGISMPLVVLTTILTTLAIVSAWTPIAERQSQFFGLMLLMEANLLGVFTALDFFVWFVFWEAVLVPMYFLIGVWGGPRRKYAAIKFFVYTNIASLVMFIGFISLVFGLGDSITSLRLPEIAQALQAGQLGSFAGLSAGALASVAFIAMFFGFAVKVPVAPLHTWLPDAHVEAPTPVSVMLAGVLLKMGTYALLRFNFTMLPETARAFALPIALLAVASVIYGALLALAQQDLKRIVAYSSVSSMGYVILGLIAYTTYGVGGATFQMVAHGLISGLMFMAVGVIYNTTHTRMVSDMSGIADRMPVTAGIFVAGAFGYMGLPLMAGFAAEFFIFKGAFESTVMEAMPLFTGAAMFGIVIVAGYLLFAMQRTLFGPFRFDGDYDVTEAPFHDVAPLAVLLLLTIVLGVSPDIFFTMIQDAVNPILELGGAF; this is translated from the coding sequence ATGATAATCGAAGCGCTCATCGCAGTCACGTTCCTCGCCGCGCTGGTCACCTTCGTCCTGCCGGACCGGTACGCCGGCAAGGCGGCCTTCGCGCTGAGTCTGGCTCCCGTCATCGGGAGCCTCTACATGTGGCAACAGTACGACGCGAGCGGGAACGCCTTACTCGGCGGGAACATCGCGTTCGAGACAGACGTCGTCTGGCTGCAACTCGGCCAGTACGACCTCCACTGGATGGTCGGCGTCGACGGCATCAGCATGCCGCTCGTCGTCCTCACGACCATCCTCACCACGCTCGCTATCGTCAGCGCGTGGACGCCAATCGCGGAGCGTCAGTCCCAGTTCTTCGGCCTGATGCTCCTGATGGAGGCGAACCTGCTCGGCGTCTTCACGGCGCTCGACTTCTTCGTCTGGTTCGTCTTCTGGGAGGCCGTCCTCGTCCCGATGTACTTCCTCATCGGCGTCTGGGGCGGTCCCCGACGCAAGTACGCGGCGATTAAGTTCTTCGTCTACACGAACATCGCGTCGCTCGTGATGTTCATCGGGTTCATCTCGCTGGTGTTCGGCCTCGGCGACTCGATTACGTCGCTGCGGTTACCCGAGATTGCCCAAGCGTTGCAGGCCGGGCAGCTCGGAAGCTTCGCGGGACTGTCGGCCGGCGCGCTCGCGTCGGTCGCGTTCATCGCGATGTTCTTCGGGTTCGCGGTCAAGGTCCCGGTCGCCCCGCTTCACACGTGGCTGCCGGACGCACACGTTGAGGCTCCCACGCCGGTGTCGGTCATGCTGGCGGGGGTCCTCCTGAAGATGGGTACGTACGCCCTGCTCCGGTTCAACTTCACGATGCTGCCGGAGACGGCGCGCGCCTTCGCGCTGCCCATCGCCCTGCTCGCCGTCGCGAGCGTCATCTACGGCGCGCTCCTCGCGCTGGCACAGCAGGACCTCAAGCGCATCGTCGCGTACTCCTCCGTCTCGTCGATGGGGTACGTCATCCTCGGTCTCATCGCCTACACCACCTACGGCGTCGGCGGTGCGACCTTCCAGATGGTCGCCCACGGCCTCATCTCCGGTCTGATGTTCATGGCCGTCGGCGTCATCTACAACACGACCCACACGCGCATGGTGTCGGACATGTCCGGCATCGCCGACCGGATGCCCGTCACGGCGGGCATCTTCGTCGCCGGCGCGTTCGGCTACATGGGCCTGCCGCTCATGGCCGGCTTCGCCGCGGAGTTCTTCATCTTCAAGGGCGCGTTCGAGTCCACAGTGATGGAGGCCATGCCGCTGTTCACCGGTGCCGCGATGTTCGGTATCGTTATCGTCGCCGGCTACCTGCTGTTCGCGATGCAGCGGACGCTGTTCGGACCCTTCCGGTTCGACGGCGACTACGATGTCACGGAAGCGCCGTTCCACGACGTCGCACCCCTCGCGGTGCTGCTGCTTCTCACCATCGTGCTCGGTGTCTCTCCGGACATCTTCTTCACGATGATTCAGGACGCGGTTAATCCGATTCTCGAACTGGGAGGTGCGTTCTAG
- the nuoL gene encoding NADH-quinone oxidoreductase subunit L produces MAGILDFAPAIVLLPFLSFLIALGAGRYMPKGGALAGIGATAGSFVLSIATFFAVSGGQTYNQTIYTWAEGLDAINLTFGLLIDPLSSMMLVIVTLVALLVHVFSLGYMNDEGETGLPRYYAGLGLFTASMLGFVVADNLLMAFMFFELVGLCSYLLIGFHFRQDGPPSAAKKAFLVTRFGDYFFLIGVVAVFATFGSAAFAGPDAFPVLAEEALNGEHSVNTFLGMGEQAWFTVVGLLVLGGVVGKSAQFPLHTWLPDAMEGPTPVSALIHAATMVAAGVYLVARMYGFYVLTPTTLAIIALIGGFTALFAATMGVVKKEIKQVLAYSTISQYGYMMLGLGAGGYVAATFHLMTHAFFKALLFLGAGSVIIAMHHNENMWDMGGLKDKMPVTYYAFLSGSLALAGIVPFAGFWSKDEVLYETLIHGLGGSPILLAAYAMGLLAVFFTGFYTFRMVFLTFHGEPRSGTARDPHGVRWNVKGPLAVLGVLAATTGLVNMVPVEKLFGIKGIDFLHQFLDGSFSSLNAHHYAELIPYSSGYIGGEAGTVAIGAAVSLGFALGGAALAHVLYNVPEPVEHTDKLGSIKTVLYNNYYQDEYQVWIATGVVQPISRVLDKFDQGIVDGVVNGISSVSLFAGGRVKRIQTGVVSNYAALLTLGLTALLLGLGLLGGWFA; encoded by the coding sequence ATGGCAGGTATCTTAGATTTCGCTCCGGCCATCGTCCTCCTCCCGTTCCTCTCGTTCCTGATCGCGCTCGGGGCGGGACGGTACATGCCGAAGGGAGGCGCGCTGGCGGGTATCGGCGCGACGGCAGGCTCGTTCGTCCTGTCCATCGCGACGTTCTTCGCCGTCAGCGGCGGACAGACCTACAACCAAACGATTTACACGTGGGCGGAGGGCCTCGACGCCATCAACCTGACGTTCGGTCTACTCATCGACCCGCTTTCGTCGATGATGCTCGTCATCGTGACGCTCGTCGCGCTCCTCGTCCACGTCTTCAGCCTCGGATACATGAACGACGAGGGCGAGACGGGTCTCCCGCGCTACTACGCCGGGCTCGGCCTGTTCACCGCCTCCATGCTCGGGTTCGTCGTCGCCGACAACCTGCTCATGGCGTTCATGTTCTTCGAGCTGGTGGGCCTGTGTTCCTACCTGCTCATCGGCTTCCACTTCCGGCAGGACGGCCCGCCGAGTGCCGCGAAGAAGGCGTTCCTCGTCACCCGCTTCGGTGACTACTTCTTCCTCATCGGCGTCGTCGCGGTGTTCGCGACGTTCGGCTCCGCCGCCTTCGCCGGCCCGGACGCCTTCCCGGTCCTCGCCGAGGAGGCGCTCAACGGCGAACACTCGGTCAACACGTTCCTCGGTATGGGCGAACAGGCGTGGTTCACCGTCGTCGGCCTCCTCGTTCTCGGGGGCGTCGTCGGGAAGTCCGCGCAGTTCCCCCTGCACACGTGGCTCCCGGACGCGATGGAAGGTCCGACGCCCGTCTCCGCGCTCATCCACGCAGCGACGATGGTCGCGGCCGGCGTCTACCTCGTCGCTCGGATGTACGGGTTCTACGTGCTGACGCCGACGACGCTCGCCATCATCGCCCTCATCGGCGGCTTCACCGCCCTCTTTGCGGCGACGATGGGCGTCGTCAAGAAAGAGATCAAGCAGGTGCTCGCGTACTCGACCATCAGCCAGTACGGCTACATGATGCTCGGCCTCGGTGCCGGTGGCTACGTCGCGGCGACGTTCCACCTCATGACGCACGCCTTCTTCAAGGCGCTGCTCTTCCTCGGTGCCGGTTCGGTCATCATCGCGATGCACCACAACGAGAACATGTGGGACATGGGCGGTCTGAAAGACAAGATGCCCGTGACCTACTACGCGTTCCTCTCCGGGTCGCTCGCCCTCGCGGGCATCGTCCCGTTCGCAGGCTTCTGGTCGAAAGACGAGGTCCTCTACGAGACGCTCATTCACGGCCTCGGTGGCAGCCCGATTCTGCTCGCCGCGTACGCGATGGGCCTGCTCGCCGTGTTCTTCACGGGATTCTACACCTTCCGGATGGTGTTCCTCACCTTCCACGGCGAGCCACGGTCCGGAACGGCGCGTGACCCCCACGGCGTTCGCTGGAACGTCAAGGGTCCGCTCGCCGTCCTCGGCGTGCTCGCCGCGACGACTGGACTCGTCAACATGGTCCCGGTCGAGAAGCTCTTCGGTATCAAGGGAATCGACTTCCTGCACCAGTTCCTCGACGGGAGCTTCAGTTCGCTGAACGCGCACCACTACGCCGAACTCATCCCGTACAGTTCGGGCTACATCGGCGGCGAGGCCGGAACGGTTGCTATCGGTGCGGCCGTCTCGCTCGGCTTCGCGCTCGGCGGTGCCGCGCTCGCGCACGTGCTGTACAACGTCCCCGAGCCCGTCGAACACACGGACAAGCTCGGGAGCATCAAGACCGTACTGTACAACAACTACTACCAGGACGAGTACCAGGTCTGGATCGCGACCGGCGTCGTCCAGCCCATCTCGCGCGTCCTCGATAAGTTCGACCAGGGTATCGTCGACGGCGTCGTCAACGGTATCTCCAGCGTGAGCCTGTTCGCTGGCGGTCGCGTCAAGCGCATTCAGACCGGTGTGGTGAGCAACTACGCGGCGCTCCTCACGCTCGGTCTGACCGCGCTGCTTCTCGGTCTCGGCCTGCTCGGAGGTTGGTTCGCATGA
- the nuoK gene encoding NADH-quinone oxidoreductase subunit NuoK yields the protein MVPPQYYLLLSAAVFCIGIFGLLTRRNALLFLMSVELMLNAANINLVAFSYYWGNVTGQTFTLFTLALAAAEVAVGLGIILVLYRNFDGVDVTNATTMRW from the coding sequence ATGGTTCCCCCGCAATACTATCTGCTGCTGTCGGCAGCCGTGTTCTGTATCGGCATCTTCGGCCTCTTGACTCGACGGAACGCGCTGTTGTTCCTGATGTCGGTCGAACTGATGCTGAACGCCGCGAACATCAACCTCGTCGCGTTCTCCTACTACTGGGGCAACGTGACGGGCCAGACGTTCACCCTGTTCACGCTGGCGCTCGCGGCCGCGGAGGTCGCAGTGGGTCTCGGTATCATCCTCGTACTGTACCGTAACTTCGACGGCGTGGACGTGACCAACGCGACCACGATGAGGTGGTAA
- a CDS encoding NADH-quinone oxidoreductase subunit J: MTTKPQLKLGSHLVPGLAAVALFVVMAVVFVGASFPNPQGFAEGANITASIGYSMFNLDFGDVTGESFLVAFIVIAVTLDVALDGAIHLARREESGQMRTILTDGGRELKRTLLDSDDEEGDH; the protein is encoded by the coding sequence ATGACAACCAAACCGCAGCTGAAACTCGGTTCGCACCTCGTGCCCGGACTCGCTGCCGTCGCGCTGTTCGTCGTGATGGCGGTCGTGTTCGTCGGTGCGTCGTTCCCGAACCCACAGGGGTTCGCAGAGGGAGCAAACATCACCGCGAGCATCGGCTATTCGATGTTCAACCTCGACTTCGGGGACGTCACCGGGGAGAGCTTCCTCGTCGCGTTCATCGTCATCGCGGTAACGCTCGACGTCGCTCTTGACGGTGCCATCCACCTCGCGAGGCGCGAAGAGAGCGGTCAGATGCGGACCATCCTGACCGACGGCGGCCGCGAGCTCAAGCGAACGTTGCTCGACAGCGACGATGAGGAGGGAGACCACTGA
- a CDS encoding NADH-quinone oxidoreductase subunit J: MVYETIAFALFALITVGCSLGVVLVRDIWHSALLLGGALLSVAVHYVMLQAEFLAAMQVLVYVGGVLILITFAVMLTRINPEVSST; this comes from the coding sequence ATGGTTTATGAAACCATCGCGTTCGCGCTGTTCGCCCTCATCACCGTGGGCTGCAGCCTGGGCGTCGTCCTCGTGCGGGACATCTGGCATTCCGCACTCCTGCTCGGGGGCGCGCTCTTGAGCGTCGCGGTGCATTACGTGATGTTGCAGGCGGAGTTCCTCGCCGCCATGCAAGTCCTCGTCTACGTCGGCGGGGTACTGATTCTCATCACGTTCGCCGTGATGCTGACGCGTATCAATCCGGAGGTGAGTAGTACATGA
- a CDS encoding NADH-quinone oxidoreductase subunit I, translating into MIGILKGMAVTLKHALDGQTFTVEYPETAPEVSPRFRGVHKFSQERCIWCRQCENVCPNDTIQIVQDDQRNGEQYNLHIGQCIYCRLCEEVCPVDAILLTQNFEFTADTKNDFVYNKEQLKNVPWYKDIDPLNSRNPDRNAWIGEGEGEVDYQ; encoded by the coding sequence ATGATCGGAATCCTCAAAGGCATGGCAGTGACGCTGAAGCACGCGCTCGACGGGCAGACGTTCACGGTCGAGTACCCCGAGACCGCGCCCGAAGTGAGCCCGCGTTTCCGCGGCGTCCACAAGTTCAGCCAAGAACGGTGTATCTGGTGCCGTCAGTGTGAGAACGTTTGTCCGAACGACACGATTCAGATCGTTCAGGACGACCAGCGCAACGGCGAGCAGTACAACCTCCACATCGGCCAGTGTATCTACTGCCGACTGTGCGAGGAGGTCTGTCCCGTCGACGCCATCCTACTCACGCAGAACTTCGAGTTCACGGCGGACACGAAGAACGACTTCGTCTACAACAAAGAACAGCTCAAGAACGTCCCGTGGTACAAGGACATCGACCCACTCAACTCCCGCAACCCCGACCGCAACGCGTGGATCGGCGAGGGTGAAGGAGAGGTCGACTACCAGTAA
- a CDS encoding complex I subunit 1 family protein, whose protein sequence is MSLQAVLPDTISGLLGLEGVLGDVVGGLVGAFLVANIMLIMTAFAGPWAKRKITAAFGDRIAVNRIGPFGLLTIVTDAVRLLSKELIVPEGVDRPAWDLAPMVIPFSALLGFAVIPMGNGIQLADPETGLAFAFAAASIASLGIVMTGYASNNKFSLIGALRAVAANIAYEIPLVVTAASVVIFTGSLRMSEIVAVQAEPLLSVAGVTIPTWFAFVNPFAFALFMIANLAEVGRNPFDIPEAPTEIVAGYQTEYSSVYFVLIYLGEFIHIFLGGAIAATLFLGGPAGPVLPGFVWFTIKIWAFFLFTQWARSAVPRLRVDQFLEIGWKGMLVLSFANLVLTAIIVGVIA, encoded by the coding sequence ATGAGTCTGCAAGCGGTCCTTCCGGACACGATCAGCGGGCTTCTCGGCCTCGAAGGCGTCCTCGGGGACGTTGTCGGCGGACTCGTCGGCGCGTTCCTCGTCGCCAACATCATGCTCATCATGACGGCGTTCGCCGGGCCGTGGGCCAAACGGAAGATTACGGCGGCCTTCGGTGACCGCATCGCGGTCAACCGAATCGGTCCGTTCGGTCTCCTGACCATCGTCACGGACGCAGTCCGTCTGCTGTCGAAGGAACTCATCGTTCCCGAGGGCGTCGACCGTCCCGCGTGGGACCTCGCGCCGATGGTCATCCCCTTCTCCGCGCTGCTCGGATTCGCCGTCATCCCGATGGGCAACGGCATCCAGCTTGCAGACCCCGAGACCGGTCTCGCGTTCGCCTTCGCTGCGGCGTCTATCGCCTCGCTGGGCATCGTCATGACCGGCTACGCATCGAACAACAAGTTCTCGCTCATCGGCGCGCTCCGCGCCGTCGCGGCGAACATCGCCTACGAGATTCCGCTCGTCGTCACGGCGGCCTCGGTCGTCATCTTCACCGGGTCGCTCCGCATGAGCGAAATCGTCGCCGTGCAGGCCGAGCCGCTGCTTTCGGTCGCGGGCGTGACGATTCCGACGTGGTTCGCGTTCGTGAACCCCTTCGCGTTCGCGCTGTTCATGATCGCGAACCTCGCGGAGGTCGGCCGCAACCCGTTCGACATCCCCGAAGCGCCGACCGAGATTGTCGCCGGGTATCAGACCGAGTACTCCTCGGTCTACTTCGTACTCATCTACCTCGGTGAGTTCATCCACATCTTCCTCGGCGGCGCTATCGCGGCGACCCTGTTCCTCGGCGGTCCGGCGGGCCCGGTCCTGCCCGGATTCGTCTGGTTCACCATCAAAATCTGGGCGTTCTTCCTGTTCACCCAGTGGGCGCGCTCCGCGGTTCCGCGCCTTCGCGTCGATCAGTTCCTCGAAATCGGTTGGAAGGGGATGCTCGTGCTCTCCTTCGCCAACCTGGTTCTCACGGCCATCATCGTGGGGGTGATTGCATGA
- a CDS encoding NADH-quinone oxidoreductase subunit D — protein sequence MSLEEQQSDEPAELESGVSRGDELADLLGDLVVGREEHMNAPGLVIRPDEVQDALFKLRDEAGFDHLSCVTAQEYEDRYESIYHLTKFDDRTDEVSVVVPTSKDNPVSQSAEPVFRTADWHEREAYDLVGIQYEDHPDLRRILLPETWQGHPLGLDYDQDRPQIATLREHANPLEEDHRAGDSNTMYINIGPHHPATHGVLHVETVVDGEQVVDLESDIGYLHRCEEQMCQQGTYRHQIMPYPDRWDYISAGLLNEWAYARTAEDLADIEVPEYAQIIRTMSAELCRIASHMIALGTFALDVYGDFTAIFMYAMRDREIVQNILEDLTGQRMMFNYFRLGGVVWDLPEPREEFFEKIRDFLDGLPQALEEYHDMITSNEILQARTVGTGVLPPEVAKSYGATGPVARGSGIDYDLRRDDSYGYYDELDWDVVVEDGCDNFSRLLVRMREVEESAKIIQQCVDLLEDWPEDERNIQANVPRTLKPEEDTEIYRAVEGAKGELGIYIRADGTDKPARFKIRSPCFSNLQTLPEMSEGEYIPDMIASLGSLDIVLGEVDR from the coding sequence ATGAGTCTCGAAGAGCAACAGTCCGACGAGCCCGCGGAACTCGAATCGGGCGTCAGCCGCGGTGACGAACTCGCCGACCTGCTCGGCGACCTCGTCGTCGGCCGCGAAGAGCACATGAACGCGCCCGGCCTCGTCATCCGTCCCGACGAGGTCCAAGACGCCCTGTTCAAGCTCCGCGACGAGGCCGGCTTCGACCACCTCTCGTGTGTGACCGCACAGGAGTACGAGGACCGCTACGAGTCCATCTACCACCTGACGAAGTTCGACGACCGGACCGACGAGGTCTCGGTCGTCGTGCCTACGTCGAAGGACAACCCGGTCAGTCAGTCCGCCGAACCGGTGTTCCGGACGGCCGACTGGCACGAGCGAGAGGCGTACGACCTCGTCGGCATCCAGTACGAGGACCACCCGGACCTGCGTCGTATCCTCCTGCCGGAAACGTGGCAGGGTCACCCGCTCGGACTGGACTACGACCAGGACCGTCCGCAGATTGCGACGCTCCGCGAGCACGCGAACCCGCTCGAAGAGGACCACCGCGCCGGGGACAGCAACACGATGTACATCAACATCGGTCCCCACCACCCGGCGACCCACGGCGTGCTGCACGTCGAGACGGTCGTCGACGGCGAACAGGTCGTCGACCTCGAATCCGACATCGGCTACCTCCACCGCTGCGAGGAGCAGATGTGTCAGCAGGGGACCTACCGGCATCAGATTATGCCGTACCCCGACCGCTGGGACTACATCTCGGCCGGACTGCTGAACGAGTGGGCCTACGCCCGCACCGCGGAGGACCTCGCGGATATCGAGGTTCCCGAATACGCTCAGATCATCCGGACGATGAGCGCGGAACTGTGCCGCATCGCGTCGCACATGATCGCGCTCGGCACGTTCGCGCTGGACGTGTACGGCGACTTCACGGCCATCTTCATGTACGCCATGCGGGACCGTGAAATCGTCCAGAACATCCTCGAAGACCTCACCGGTCAGCGCATGATGTTCAACTACTTCCGGCTCGGCGGGGTCGTCTGGGACCTCCCCGAACCCCGCGAGGAGTTCTTCGAGAAGATTCGTGACTTCCTCGACGGGCTTCCGCAGGCCCTCGAGGAGTACCACGACATGATCACCTCGAACGAGATTCTGCAGGCCCGTACGGTTGGTACGGGCGTCCTGCCGCCGGAAGTCGCAAAGAGCTACGGCGCGACCGGACCGGTCGCCCGCGGCTCCGGCATCGACTACGACCTCCGCCGCGACGACTCCTACGGCTACTACGACGAACTCGACTGGGACGTCGTCGTCGAGGACGGGTGCGACAACTTCTCGCGCCTGCTCGTGCGTATGCGCGAAGTCGAGGAGTCGGCCAAGATCATCCAGCAGTGTGTCGACCTGCTCGAAGACTGGCCCGAAGACGAGCGGAACATCCAGGCCAACGTTCCGCGCACCCTGAAGCCCGAAGAGGACACGGAAATCTACCGCGCCGTCGAAGGCGCGAAGGGCGAACTCGGCATCTACATCCGCGCCGACGGCACCGACAAGCCGGCCCGCTTCAAGATTCGCAGTCCGTGTTTCTCGAACCTGCAGACGCTCCCCGAGATGTCCGAGGGTGAGTACATCCCCGACATGATTGCCTCGCTCGGCAGTCTCGACATCGTTCTCGGAGAGGTGGACCGGTAA
- a CDS encoding NADH-quinone oxidoreductase subunit B: MSSEQKPFVTDDTQVQTETRDARMAGADDRFNSKLREAFGSSPFILTKFDKFMNWVRGSSMFMLQFGIACCSIEMMHTYAIKHDLDRFAAGVPRASPRQADVIIVPGTIVSKFAPRMKRVYDQMPEPKFVVGMGSCTISGGPFQEGYNVIKGAEEVIPVDIHIPGCPPRPEALIYGIAKLQERIANGESSPVTVKPYELEQFGDLERDEIVDKLAAQIDEDDLVMRYNWADSP, from the coding sequence ATGAGTAGCGAACAGAAACCATTCGTCACGGACGATACACAGGTACAGACCGAGACTCGCGACGCCCGGATGGCGGGGGCGGACGACCGGTTCAACTCGAAGCTTCGGGAGGCGTTCGGCTCGTCACCGTTCATCCTCACGAAGTTCGACAAGTTCATGAACTGGGTCCGCGGGTCCTCGATGTTCATGCTGCAGTTCGGTATCGCGTGCTGCAGCATCGAGATGATGCACACCTACGCGATCAAGCACGACCTGGACCGATTCGCGGCGGGTGTGCCGCGCGCGTCGCCGCGACAGGCCGACGTGATTATCGTGCCGGGGACGATCGTTTCGAAGTTCGCCCCGCGCATGAAGCGCGTCTACGACCAGATGCCCGAGCCGAAGTTCGTCGTCGGCATGGGGTCGTGTACGATTTCCGGCGGCCCGTTCCAGGAGGGCTACAACGTTATCAAGGGCGCAGAAGAGGTCATCCCGGTGGACATCCACATCCCCGGCTGCCCGCCGCGCCCGGAGGCGCTCATCTACGGTATCGCGAAGCTCCAAGAGCGCATCGCGAACGGCGAGTCGAGTCCGGTGACGGTCAAGCCGTACGAACTGGAGCAGTTCGGCGACCTCGAGCGCGACGAAATCGTCGACAAACTCGCCGCGCAGATCGACGAAGACGACCTCGTTATGCGGTACAACTGGGCTGATTCGCCATGA
- a CDS encoding NADH-quinone oxidoreductase subunit A, which yields MSDWIAIGAMGLVGVGLPLAMMAVSALLRPSVPEQGKSATYESGEVPTGTARVQFNIQYYMVALLFLVFDIETVLIFPWTVIYRSALEQGASLATVLTPMLVFIGVLVVGLVWAWRNGAVKWVKSPQASRRKTERKDA from the coding sequence ATGAGTGATTGGATTGCAATCGGTGCGATGGGTTTGGTCGGTGTCGGCTTACCGCTCGCGATGATGGCGGTGTCGGCGCTGCTTCGCCCAAGCGTACCGGAACAAGGAAAGAGTGCCACGTACGAGAGTGGTGAGGTGCCGACAGGCACGGCGCGCGTCCAGTTTAACATTCAGTACTACATGGTCGCGCTGCTGTTCCTCGTGTTCGACATCGAGACCGTCCTGATTTTCCCGTGGACGGTCATTTACCGCTCGGCCCTCGAACAGGGCGCGTCGCTGGCGACGGTTCTGACGCCGATGCTCGTTTTCATCGGTGTCCTCGTCGTCGGCCTCGTCTGGGCGTGGCGCAACGGCGCAGTCAAGTGGGTCAAAAGCCCGCAGGCCAGTCGTCGTAAGACAGAGAGGAAAGATGCATGA
- the purE gene encoding 5-(carboxyamino)imidazole ribonucleotide mutase — translation MTTERDLIDELHAQADADRDPETTPDVGIIMGSDSDLDVMSGAHEALDTLGFGEQTDFDAPPEERFTYETYVVSAHRTPDLMYAYGDTARDRGVEVIIAGAGGKSADLPNMTASIAYPIPVVGVPVQEKSVDSVIGMPTGAPIVAVDAGKSFNAALSAVQALSRGYPELEDRLVEYHEDLVSDVAETSAALHDLGVAGFRESR, via the coding sequence ATGACGACAGAACGGGACCTCATCGACGAACTGCACGCACAGGCCGACGCCGACCGCGACCCCGAGACGACGCCCGACGTGGGTATCATCATGGGGTCGGACTCCGACCTCGACGTGATGTCCGGCGCGCACGAGGCGCTGGACACGCTCGGGTTCGGCGAACAGACGGACTTCGACGCGCCGCCCGAGGAGCGATTCACCTACGAGACGTACGTCGTCTCCGCGCACCGGACGCCGGACCTGATGTACGCCTACGGCGACACCGCGCGCGACCGCGGGGTCGAGGTCATCATCGCCGGCGCGGGCGGCAAGTCCGCGGACCTGCCGAACATGACCGCCTCCATCGCGTACCCGATTCCGGTCGTCGGCGTCCCCGTTCAGGAGAAGTCGGTCGACTCGGTCATCGGGATGCCGACGGGCGCACCCATCGTCGCCGTCGACGCCGGCAAGTCGTTCAACGCCGCACTTTCGGCCGTACAGGCGCTTTCTCGGGGGTACCCCGAACTCGAAGACCGGCTCGTCGAGTACCACGAGGACCTCGTTTCCGACGTGGCCGAGACCTCGGCCGCGCTCCACGACCTCGGGGTCGCGGGCTTCCGCGAGTCGCGGTAG
- a CDS encoding 5-(carboxyamino)imidazole ribonucleotide synthase: MTVTVPGPTLGVVGGGQLGRMLGEAAAPLGVDIVVLDPTPDCPASAVADQIVGDFDDPEAMAELAARADALTFEIELADPDLLDELAAEEGIDVHPSPDALRTIEDKLVQKDTFGEAGIPIPPFHRVDDAADLRDALDEFGSVMLKARTGGYDGRGNVPVSDPDEAEAAIEAVGGPAMAEAFVDFERELSVIGIRGEDEIRTFPVGENVHEEEILRETVVPARTTDEVREEAARVAREVLSHLPGRGVFGIELFETPAGDVLVNEVAPRPHNSGHWTIEGALSSQFEQHVRAVLGWPLGSTTRRSPTVMANVLGTVDESRPARLGGLDDALAESGVSLHWYGKDEVRPLRKMGHLTAVGDDDADLETLLERARDLRDGLYFD; encoded by the coding sequence GTGACCGTCACCGTACCCGGACCCACGCTCGGCGTCGTCGGTGGGGGCCAGCTCGGGCGTATGCTCGGCGAGGCCGCCGCACCGCTCGGCGTCGACATCGTCGTGCTCGACCCGACACCCGACTGCCCGGCATCGGCCGTCGCCGACCAAATCGTCGGCGACTTCGACGACCCCGAGGCGATGGCGGAACTCGCCGCGCGGGCCGACGCGCTGACGTTCGAAATCGAACTCGCCGACCCGGACCTGCTCGACGAGCTGGCCGCCGAGGAAGGAATCGATGTCCACCCCTCGCCCGACGCGCTCCGGACCATCGAGGACAAACTGGTCCAGAAGGACACCTTCGGCGAGGCGGGCATTCCGATTCCGCCGTTCCACCGCGTCGACGACGCGGCCGACCTCCGCGACGCGCTCGACGAGTTCGGCTCGGTCATGCTGAAAGCCCGAACCGGCGGCTACGACGGCCGCGGGAACGTCCCCGTCTCCGACCCCGACGAGGCCGAGGCCGCCATCGAGGCGGTCGGCGGCCCGGCGATGGCCGAGGCGTTCGTCGACTTCGAGCGCGAACTGTCTGTCATCGGTATCCGCGGCGAAGACGAGATTCGCACCTTCCCCGTGGGCGAGAACGTCCACGAGGAGGAGATTCTCCGCGAGACCGTCGTCCCGGCACGGACGACAGACGAAGTTCGCGAGGAGGCCGCCCGCGTCGCCCGCGAGGTGCTGTCGCACCTGCCCGGTCGCGGCGTCTTCGGCATCGAACTGTTCGAGACCCCGGCGGGCGACGTGCTCGTCAACGAGGTCGCACCACGGCCGCACAACTCCGGCCACTGGACCATCGAAGGCGCGCTCTCCTCGCAGTTCGAACAGCACGTTCGCGCCGTCCTCGGCTGGCCGCTCGGTTCGACGACTCGACGGTCGCCCACCGTGATGGCGAACGTCCTCGGCACGGTCGACGAGAGCCGACCCGCGCGCCTCGGCGGCCTCGACGACGCGCTTGCGGAATCTGGCGTCTCGCTGCACTGGTACGGCAAAGACGAGGTTCGCCCGCTCCGCAAGATGGGCCACCTCACCGCCGTCGGCGACGACGACGCCGACCTCGAAACGCTTCTCGAACGCGCACGCGACCTTCGCGACGGACTGTACTTCGACTGA